In Campylobacter vulpis, a genomic segment contains:
- a CDS encoding VirB4 family type IV secretion/conjugal transfer ATPase, with protein MQKNPLFKGLTRPPMIFGVPMTPLVMAMGGILLLAFYSQNIFLIAFAIPVFFIMKAMTKRDDFIFRLMFLKMRFFSNPASKNYYKVKTYSTNSYRQMPKNSNFPKISVFGLNAEPSFEKLIPFSSLISDSVVITKDYFLMTTWEVGGISFEAEEDDELDMKNDLLNMLFKSFANEPVSFYFHNCRYSIEDKLTSKFNNAFLEEIDKKYYESFKQGTLRKNSLYLTLIFNPLKVKIEKTTFLKSSFESKRKAISLFLIKFSEFTDRLEANIKDFNPKRLKTYLKDDKTYSKQLEFYNYLLGGKINPVRVLKAPIHQYLNGNLQNIQFGHETIQINSNDGVKRFARCIEIKDYTNETFSGILDILMYLDIEYIITQSFSPIPRIDAKSAISRQKKQLIATEDDGFSQVEQIDEALDQLTNGEISFGKYHFSILVYGDSLKECKDNANRVITKMNELGFAVTLANIALSATFFSQLPSNFAIRPRINLISSLNYSSLIALHNFSMGKRDKNCWGDAVSILKTPNKQPYYFNFHQNSGVNKNDFGELFLANTLILGQSGGGKTVFMNFIVNQMLKYANKDTFPDDIPQENRKFTAIYLDKDKGALGNILCAGGRYISIENGKPTGFNPFMVESTQENIRQLQTLMKLLVTRNNEILTTREEEMLNNAVNSLMKGFEREERKYPISLLLENLTENVDDDNSLKSRLALFKKGKQFGWVFDNEFDNLDFPDEINLFGIDGTEFLDDKDVSGILSYYILWRVMSLADGRRLCIDIDEAWKWLENDIVQEEVKNKFKTIRKQNGFLRLATQSVEDFLKLKNATTLIEQSATMVFLPNPKAKEEEYVKGIGLSYDEYMIIKGFKPSKRQFLIKRQDEKVICTLDLSSLGNENLKILSTGTAHIDTIEKIFAQNHKSLDEKVAELKEFYRNS; from the coding sequence ATGCAGAAAAATCCACTTTTCAAAGGCTTAACTCGTCCTCCTATGATTTTTGGTGTTCCTATGACACCTCTTGTTATGGCAATGGGAGGCATTTTATTGCTTGCGTTTTATAGTCAAAATATCTTTTTAATTGCTTTTGCAATTCCTGTATTTTTCATTATGAAAGCAATGACAAAAAGAGATGATTTTATTTTCCGCTTGATGTTTTTAAAGATGAGATTTTTCTCTAATCCCGCTTCTAAGAATTACTATAAGGTTAAAACATATAGCACAAATTCTTATAGACAAATGCCAAAAAACTCAAATTTTCCAAAAATATCAGTTTTTGGACTGAACGCAGAACCTAGTTTTGAAAAGCTTATTCCCTTTTCATCTTTAATTAGTGATTCTGTGGTGATTACAAAAGATTATTTTTTGATGACAACTTGGGAAGTTGGTGGAATTAGTTTTGAAGCTGAGGAAGATGATGAATTGGATATGAAAAATGATCTTTTAAATATGTTATTTAAATCTTTCGCAAATGAGCCTGTAAGTTTTTATTTTCATAATTGTAGATATTCTATTGAAGATAAATTGACTTCAAAATTTAACAACGCTTTTTTAGAAGAAATTGATAAAAAATATTATGAATCTTTCAAACAGGGAACACTTAGAAAAAATTCTTTATATCTAACTCTAATCTTTAATCCCTTAAAGGTAAAAATTGAAAAAACAACATTTCTAAAAAGCTCTTTTGAAAGCAAAAGAAAGGCAATTAGCTTATTTTTAATTAAATTTAGCGAATTTACCGATAGATTGGAAGCAAATATCAAAGATTTTAATCCAAAACGATTAAAAACATATTTAAAAGATGATAAAACTTACTCAAAACAATTAGAGTTTTACAACTATCTACTCGGTGGAAAAATTAATCCCGTAAGAGTCTTAAAAGCTCCTATACATCAATATTTAAATGGCAATTTACAAAACATACAATTTGGACACGAAACTATTCAAATTAATAGCAATGATGGTGTAAAAAGATTTGCTAGATGTATTGAAATTAAAGATTACACAAATGAAACCTTTTCGGGTATTTTAGATATTTTGATGTATTTAGATATTGAATATATCATCACTCAAAGCTTTTCACCTATTCCTAGAATAGACGCAAAATCCGCAATATCTAGACAAAAAAAGCAGCTCATAGCAACTGAAGATGATGGATTTTCACAAGTAGAGCAAATTGATGAAGCTTTAGACCAGCTCACAAATGGGGAGATTTCTTTTGGAAAATACCATTTTTCAATTCTTGTTTATGGAGATAGCTTAAAAGAGTGTAAAGATAATGCAAATCGAGTCATTACAAAGATGAATGAATTAGGATTTGCAGTAACACTAGCAAACATTGCCCTAAGTGCAACTTTCTTTTCGCAACTACCATCAAATTTTGCCATACGCCCAAGAATTAATCTTATTTCATCGCTTAATTATTCCTCATTAATAGCTTTACATAATTTTTCTATGGGGAAAAGAGATAAAAATTGCTGGGGTGATGCTGTAAGCATACTCAAAACTCCTAATAAACAGCCTTATTATTTTAACTTTCATCAAAACTCTGGAGTTAATAAAAATGATTTTGGAGAGCTATTTTTAGCAAATACCTTAATATTAGGTCAAAGTGGCGGTGGTAAAACCGTGTTTATGAATTTTATCGTCAATCAAATGCTTAAATATGCAAATAAAGACACTTTCCCTGATGATATACCACAAGAAAATAGAAAATTTACAGCCATTTACTTGGATAAAGACAAAGGAGCTTTAGGCAATATTTTATGTGCAGGTGGCAGATATATTAGCATTGAAAATGGCAAGCCCACAGGATTTAATCCTTTTATGGTTGAAAGCACACAAGAAAATATAAGACAACTCCAAACCCTAATGAAGCTTTTAGTTACTAGAAATAATGAAATCCTTACAACTAGAGAAGAGGAAATGCTTAATAATGCAGTCAATTCTCTTATGAAAGGCTTTGAAAGGGAGGAGAGAAAATATCCTATCTCTTTGCTACTTGAAAATTTAACAGAAAATGTAGATGATGACAATTCTCTAAAATCAAGATTAGCACTTTTTAAAAAAGGCAAACAATTTGGCTGGGTATTTGATAATGAATTTGACAATTTAGACTTCCCTGATGAAATTAATCTATTTGGCATTGATGGCACAGAATTCCTTGATGATAAAGATGTATCAGGGATACTTAGTTATTACATTCTTTGGCGTGTGATGAGTTTAGCAGATGGTAGAAGACTTTGTATTGATATAGATGAGGCTTGGAAGTGGCTTGAAAATGACATCGTGCAAGAAGAAGTTAAAAATAAATTTAAAACCATTAGAAAACAAAATGGCTTTCTAAGATTAGCAACGCAAAGCGTGGAAGACTTTTTAAAACTTAAAAACGCAACAACACTTATAGAACAATCCGCAACAATGGTATTTTTACCTAATCCAAAAGCTAAAGAAGAAGAATATGTAAAAGGAATAGGCTTAAGCTATGATGAGTATATGATTATTAAAGGGTTTAAACCCTCAAAAAGACAATTTTTAATCAAAAGACAAGATGAAAAAGTTATTTGCACTTTGGATTTAAGCTCTTTAGGCAATGAGAATTTAAAAATTCTCTCCACAGGAACAGCTCATATAGACACCATAGAAAAAATATTTGCACAAAATCATAAAAGCCTTGATGAGAAAGTGGCAGAGCTTAAAGAATTTTATAGGAATTCATAG
- a CDS encoding TrbC/VirB2 family protein, with protein MRTKLLLFILFSPIFLFGAGGIDKVNTFLQNLSTAFYAIGVFILTIAIMWGGSKIMFQGQTLREVAPIFIGGILFGSASALAGYFIS; from the coding sequence ATGAGAACAAAACTACTATTATTCATTTTATTTAGCCCTATATTTTTATTTGGTGCTGGTGGAATAGATAAAGTTAATACTTTTTTGCAGAATTTAAGCACAGCTTTCTATGCTATTGGCGTATTTATACTTACTATTGCAATTATGTGGGGTGGTTCTAAAATAATGTTTCAAGGACAAACACTTAGAGAGGTTGCTCCTATTTTTATCGGTGGTATTCTTTTTGGTTCGGCTTCGGCACTTGCTGGTTATTTTATTTCATAA
- a CDS encoding type IV secretion system protein, which yields MKKTLNTSKTTGIKKSLIALTSLLILPNLAFSAGIPVVDAAANQQMATQNAKQVAEWAKEATRWTETVSHYQKQIQAYKDELLSKTGIRDSVAFVKDIKQIYSDFAEAGENIQSFYNDVLRDPQEFLSDKGNEIFGKYTSFDRCNFDYMSQSEKNICKMDLITYAAQVETYNQASKQMDTISQTLKKLQERLVNSKDIKESTDVGNAIQLEVAKIQMVKNQVDLANASYENQRNIKKDLAMQEYSKSLQNFQNEKLTDEEIKKYFKHRDNK from the coding sequence ATGAAAAAAACATTGAATACAAGCAAAACAACAGGAATTAAAAAATCCCTCATCGCTCTTACTTCCTTATTAATTTTGCCTAATTTAGCATTTAGTGCAGGTATTCCTGTGGTAGATGCAGCTGCAAATCAACAAATGGCTACACAAAATGCTAAACAAGTTGCAGAGTGGGCTAAAGAAGCCACAAGATGGACTGAAACTGTATCGCACTATCAAAAACAAATCCAAGCCTATAAAGACGAACTTTTATCAAAAACAGGCATTAGAGATTCTGTGGCTTTTGTGAAAGATATAAAACAAATCTATTCAGATTTTGCGGAAGCTGGAGAAAACATTCAATCCTTTTACAATGATGTTCTAAGAGACCCACAAGAATTTTTAAGCGATAAAGGCAATGAAATTTTTGGCAAATATACAAGTTTTGATAGATGTAATTTTGACTATATGAGTCAAAGTGAAAAAAATATCTGCAAAATGGATTTAATCACCTATGCTGCTCAAGTAGAAACCTACAATCAAGCCTCAAAGCAAATGGATACCATTAGTCAAACGCTTAAAAAATTGCAAGAGCGATTAGTCAATTCAAAGGACATTAAAGAAAGCACTGATGTGGGTAATGCTATTCAACTAGAGGTTGCAAAAATACAAATGGTAAAAAATCAAGTTGATTTAGCTAATGCGAGCTATGAAAATCAAAGAAATATCAAAAAAGATTTAGCAATGCAGGAATACTCAAAATCTCTTCAAAATTTTCAAAATGAAAAACTTACAGACGAAGAAATTAAAAAGTATTTTAAACATAGAGATAACAAATGA
- a CDS encoding type IV secretion system protein, protein MNFFQTLGLSIEQIINAIRQTGTSDKIAELMVLFSIIITLVIMYKGYEVLMGKSQSPIRELTWDMAGKLLVITFALNLGGWLDLVIGAMDGIYEWAGGGAQMYQNLDEMFANTAKLANTIWDKSSGVGDSILAVVAMCLCYIGFCIAVIPTLSILIVTTFTQTLLVISAPIVFWLLVFKATRNVFTQWIGLLLSNTLVLLLVGLFLKTFMGEISGWIISFSKHTQSGAEPLGTSIFYVIASLILVIMIYSAKIFAEKVANVSMDGAMGGAMSSVLSPAGQLAMKPAGKAAGMAMNYGKAGAKLAGKGAWAVGKGLGKGGYSLAKKMYERARNEA, encoded by the coding sequence ATGAATTTTTTTCAAACTCTAGGTTTAAGTATAGAACAAATTATTAATGCCATTAGACAAACAGGAACAAGCGATAAGATTGCTGAACTTATGGTGTTGTTTTCTATCATCATCACTCTAGTCATTATGTATAAAGGCTATGAGGTGTTAATGGGTAAAAGTCAAAGTCCTATTAGAGAGCTTACTTGGGATATGGCAGGAAAGCTTTTAGTTATTACCTTTGCTTTAAATCTTGGAGGTTGGTTAGATTTAGTTATTGGTGCAATGGATGGAATTTATGAGTGGGCTGGAGGGGGAGCACAAATGTATCAAAATCTAGACGAAATGTTTGCAAACACTGCAAAATTAGCAAATACTATTTGGGATAAATCAAGTGGAGTTGGGGATTCTATTTTAGCTGTTGTAGCAATGTGTCTTTGTTATATAGGATTTTGTATTGCTGTTATTCCAACACTCTCTATCTTAATTGTTACAACTTTTACACAAACCCTGCTTGTAATTTCTGCTCCCATAGTATTTTGGCTTTTAGTCTTTAAAGCTACTAGAAATGTCTTTACACAATGGATAGGGCTTTTATTATCAAACACTCTTGTGCTTTTACTTGTTGGCTTATTTTTAAAAACCTTTATGGGAGAAATAAGCGGTTGGATTATTTCATTTTCAAAACACACACAATCAGGAGCAGAACCATTAGGAACAAGCATTTTCTATGTCATTGCTTCTTTGATACTAGTTATTATGATTTATTCTGCAAAAATCTTTGCTGAAAAAGTTGCAAATGTATCAATGGATGGTGCTATGGGTGGTGCGATGAGTTCTGTTTTAAGCCCTGCTGGTCAATTAGCTATGAAACCTGCAGGTAAGGCTGCTGGAATGGCTATGAATTATGGTAAAGCTGGTGCTAAATTAGCTGGTAAAGGTGCTTGGGCTGTGGGTAAGGGTTTAGGTAAAGGCGGTTATAGTTTAGCTAAAAAAATGTATGAAAGGGCTAGAAATGAAGCGTAA
- a CDS encoding Rha family transcriptional regulator produces MNVVINKQEVQFSTQDNQTFCTSLDVARVFGKQHKHILVSIERILSDLREIGASNEMLNFRQVVRTSQTTNPKNGKIVNRKMPMYNLTRDGFSLLTMGFTGKTALQWKIAFLNAFNEMERLLKKELLNPNKYIIDLMALVQPNLPQSDYKISVIITDKPHSKEAKNIFSLDYLVDNRTPKDPKNHTNKKELNNE; encoded by the coding sequence ATGAATGTGGTTATTAATAAACAAGAAGTGCAATTTAGCACTCAAGATAATCAAACTTTTTGCACAAGTTTAGATGTAGCTAGGGTTTTTGGAAAGCAACATAAACATATACTAGTAAGCATTGAACGCATTTTAAGCGATTTACGAGAAATAGGGGCTTCTAACGAAATGCTCAATTTTCGGCAGGTCGTAAGAACCTCGCAAACAACGAACCCTAAGAATGGAAAGATAGTTAATAGAAAAATGCCTATGTATAATCTAACCAGAGATGGCTTCTCACTTTTAACAATGGGCTTTACAGGAAAAACTGCACTACAATGGAAAATCGCTTTTTTAAATGCCTTTAATGAAATGGAAAGACTTCTAAAAAAAGAACTTCTAAATCCTAATAAATACATTATAGATTTAATGGCACTTGTGCAACCAAATTTGCCTCAAAGTGATTACAAAATTAGTGTAATTATAACAGATAAACCTCACTCTAAAGAAGCTAAAAATATTTTTTCTTTGGATTATCTTGTTGATAATCGCACACCAAAAGACCCAAAGAATCACACAAATAAAAAGGAGCTAAACAATGAATAA
- a CDS encoding virB8 family protein, protein MKNDFNTALDYEASFRYLIEQSNKRAWLISFVAIFIASLSLIAVVLLTPLKTIEPYVIRVDNTTGMVDILTLLDEKEITQNEALDKYFISQYIKAREGYYYELLNQDYLLTQLMSSENVANEYRALYEGDNARDQILKNSNEVSVQILSVVLGESNGVKTSTIRANITTKNLSSRGTSQATKVITLSYDYTLGKASEENRLLNPLGFKVLTYRIDNEVEK, encoded by the coding sequence ATGAAAAATGATTTTAATACAGCATTAGATTACGAAGCAAGTTTTAGATATTTGATAGAGCAAAGCAATAAAAGAGCGTGGCTTATCTCTTTTGTTGCAATCTTTATAGCCTCTCTTTCTCTTATTGCTGTTGTGTTATTAACACCTTTAAAAACCATAGAGCCTTATGTAATAAGGGTAGATAACACCACAGGTATGGTAGATATTTTAACTCTGCTTGATGAAAAAGAAATCACGCAAAATGAAGCATTGGATAAATACTTTATCTCTCAATACATTAAAGCTAGAGAGGGTTATTATTACGAGCTTTTAAACCAAGATTATTTGCTCACCCAATTAATGAGTTCAGAAAATGTTGCAAATGAGTATAGGGCTTTGTATGAGGGAGATAATGCAAGAGACCAAATTTTAAAAAACTCTAATGAAGTAAGCGTGCAAATTTTAAGTGTTGTTTTAGGAGAAAGTAACGGAGTTAAAACTTCAACAATAAGAGCAAACATTACTACAAAAAATCTATCCAGTAGAGGCACATCACAAGCTACAAAAGTCATCACCTTAAGTTATGACTACACGCTAGGAAAAGCTAGTGAAGAAAATAGATTATTAAATCCACTAGGATTTAAAGTTTTAACATACAGAATTGATAA
- a CDS encoding single-stranded DNA-binding protein produces the protein MNNVNLIGYLGKDFEVGNTSGGKLYAKNSLAITKRWKNEKGNDESSTTWIPIVLFGKSAESASMYIKKGSQFACSGELSSSQYTDEQGNVKTTLSVIVSKFYWLGKKDKETPQAIQNPPKEPSVEYEHQAINVESEEVPF, from the coding sequence ATGAATAATGTCAATTTAATCGGCTATTTGGGCAAAGATTTTGAAGTAGGTAATACAAGTGGAGGAAAACTTTATGCAAAAAATTCTCTTGCTATCACTAAGCGTTGGAAAAATGAAAAAGGCAATGATGAAAGTAGCACGACTTGGATACCTATTGTCTTATTTGGCAAGAGTGCAGAAAGTGCTTCTATGTATATCAAAAAAGGCTCTCAATTTGCGTGTAGTGGAGAATTATCATCTAGTCAATACACCGATGAACAAGGAAATGTTAAAACAACACTAAGCGTTATCGTGTCTAAATTCTATTGGTTAGGCAAAAAAGATAAAGAAACTCCACAAGCAATACAAAATCCACCAAAAGAACCAAGCGTTGAATACGAACACCAAGCCATTAATGTGGAATCTGAAGAAGTTCCATTTTAA